The window AAGGTAGCAATATCCTGCACTTGGTGGTTTAGATCAGTTATGGTTTGATTTATTTGATATGCTGATGGCCATAAACTTAAAATTGTAGTTCACTGACAATTGACCATTTTTCTTTATTAGGTATTATATTTTTCACCAACGATATGAATCTTTACATCTAAATTCAGTATATTACCCTCATACGATCAATGCATTGGGTTGCAGGTGTTCCTTGGACTGAAGAAGAGCATCGGATGTTCTTGGTGGGTCTTCAGCAACTGGGAAAAGGTGATTGGCGTGGAATAGCTCGAAACTTCGTAATATCTAGGACTCCGACACAGGTTGCGAGTCATGCCCAGAAGTATTTCATTCGACAGAgtaattcatcaagaaggaagAGACGCTCAAGCTTATTTGACATGGTTCCAGAAATTCTCTGCCTTCGATTGCACTCATTCTCAATTCTAGGCTACAACAAATTTCCTAGTTGTTTACAATATTTTCTGTTTCTATTATGCAGCCAATCGACCAGATCTCAGCCAATGAAGAGCGGTTGACGTCCAATTCTCCTCCTAACGAGGTGGAGAACACAAACCACTTGCCAACTTTGCATCTCAATGAACAAGGAGCTGAGTTTTTGGGAACTAAAACAACAAAATATGCTCCAGAACAAAGAGAAACCATTCCGCAGACTCAAAACTCAGTCACAATGATACCAACATATTACCCTGCTTTCATTCCAGTGCCTTTACCATATTGGCCTCTGAACCTGACTACTGTTGCAAAAGAGGAAGAGATGAAGGAGGCTCATGAGATATTAAAGCCGATCGCCGTTGTCCCGAAGGAAGCACTGAATGTTGAGGAGGTTGTCGGCATATCTAAACTCAGCATTGGTGATGGCACCAACAGCCGCATGGACCCGTCTGCGCTCTCCCTCAAACTGGTAGGATCCTCTTCAGCGAGGCAATC of the Musa acuminata AAA Group cultivar baxijiao chromosome BXJ2-10, Cavendish_Baxijiao_AAA, whole genome shotgun sequence genome contains:
- the LOC135624834 gene encoding transcription factor MYBS3-like translates to MTRRCSHCSNNGHNSRTCPARGGGVRLFGVRLTDGVGAMKKSASMGCLSSAAAFSTAGASPSADPAGDHPDAAASGYASDEPAHASSSSICRKKGVPWTEEEHRMFLVGLQQLGKGDWRGIARNFVISRTPTQVASHAQKYFIRQSNSSRRKRRSSLFDMPIDQISANEERLTSNSPPNEVENTNHLPTLHLNEQGAEFLGTKTTKYAPEQRETIPQTQNSVTMIPTYYPAFIPVPLPYWPLNLTTVAKEEEMKEAHEILKPIAVVPKEALNVEEVVGISKLSIGDGTNSRMDPSALSLKLVGSSSARQSAFQVNSSVALPDLNQSNSSPIHAV